The Microcebus murinus isolate Inina chromosome 4, M.murinus_Inina_mat1.0, whole genome shotgun sequence genome has a segment encoding these proteins:
- the UPK2 gene encoding uroplakin-2, which yields MASLLPIHTAPLILILLAVLAPGAADFNISSLSGLLSPALTESLLVALPPCHLTGGNATLMVRRANDSKVVKSSFVVPPCRGRRELVSVVDSGAGFTVTRLSAYQVTNLAPGTKYYISYLVKKGTSTESSREIPMSTLPRRNMESIGLGMARTGGMVVITVLLSVAMFLLVLGLIIALALGARK from the exons ATGGCATCCCTGCTGCCCATCCACACCGCGCCCTTGATCCTGATTCTGCTGGCTGTCTTGGCCCCAGGAGCTGCAG ACTTCAACATCTCAAGCCTCTCTGGTCTGCTGTCCCCGGCGCTAACGGAGAGCCTGCTAGTTGCCTTGCCCCCCTGTCATCTTACAGGAGGCAACGCCACACTGATGGTGCGGAGGGCCAATGACAGCAAAG TGGTGAAGTCCAGCTTTGTGGTGCCTCCATGCCGCGGGCGCAGGGAGCTGGTGAGTGTGGTGGACAGCGGGGCTGGCTTCACAGTCACTCGGCTCAGTGCCTACCAGGTGACAAACCTTGCGCCAGGAACCAAATACTA CATTTCCTACCTAGTGAAGAAGGGGACATCCACTGAGTCCAGCAGAGAGATCCCAATGTCTACTCTTCCTC GAAGAAATATGGAGTCCATTGGGCTGGGAATGGCCCGAACAGGGGGCATGGTGGTCATCACAGTGCTGCTCTCCGTTGCCATGTTTCTGCTGGTTCTGGGCCTCATCATCGCCTTGGCACTGGGTGCCCGAAAGTGA